In Vespula vulgaris chromosome 10, iyVesVulg1.1, whole genome shotgun sequence, the following are encoded in one genomic region:
- the LOC127067257 gene encoding UPF0047 protein YjbQ, with amino-acid sequence MASSNRGIQIGSAWYQTKINLRPQHRGVHLVTEEILRQIPELYQFSVGLCHIQILHTSASLALNESWDPDVRDDMEMMLNKIIPEGLEYRHNCEGPDDMPAHVKACFLGSSLSIPITDGKLALGTWQGIWFCEHRDQAGSRKLIITLTGCLRDSARSPLSPVSPIASTSS; translated from the exons ATGGCCTCGTCAAATAGAGGTATTCAAATTGGTTCGGCCTGGTATCAAACTAAAATTAACCTAAGACCACAGCATCGTGGCGTACATCTTGTCACCGAAGAAATTTTAAGACAAATTCCAGAACTGTATCAGTTCTCTGTTGGTCTTTGTCACATACAGA TTCTTCATACATCAGCTAGTTTAGCATTAAATGAAAGCTGGGACCCTGATGTAAGAGATGATATGGAAATGATgctcaataaaataattcctGAAGGATTAGAGTATAGACATAATTGTGAAGGTCCAGACGACATG ccGGCACATGTAAAAGCATGCTTTTTGGGATCTTCATTAAGTATTCCAATTACGGATGGGAAATTAGCCCTTGGTACATGGCAAGGTATTTGGTTTTGCGAACATCGTGATCAAGCAGGAAGTcgcaaattaattataacattgACCGGTTGTCTCAGGGATTCAGCACGTAGCCCTCTAAGTCCTGTCAGCCCTATTGCTTCTACTAGCAGCTAG
- the LOC127067252 gene encoding BTB/POZ domain-containing protein KCTD9, with protein sequence MKRVILFVNGTDVNGKVFMITHSLDELLFAASTKFEINAKRIFTPQGGEIDDIKLIRDDDILYVSSGEDFIYKNKVANDDQINENSEWITLNVGGKYFTTTRSTLTKNEPMSMLARMFTRTQKSDCMLKPSLKDPKGAFLIDRSPIYFEPLLNFLRHNLMILDSNVNVNGVLAEAHYYGMENAICVLTKMANEKNSPTDGLITLSRKHVVKAIMSTSPTSELRFQGVNFSGADLSKLDLRNINFKYAVMDSCNLAGANLSGCCFERANLSHANFQGAQLSCVRMPCANLASANLRSCNFEDPNGSPANMEGADFRDANFEGSNMPAVNLRVATLKNAILRNCDLRSAVLAGANLERCDLSGSDLQEANLRGANLKDATFELMLTPLHMSQTIR encoded by the exons ATGAAGAGAGTGATACTTTTTGTGAATGGCACTGATGTTAATGGCAAG GTATTTATGATTACACATTCTTTAGATGAATTATTGTTTGCTGCTAGTACAAAGTTTGAAATCAATGCTAAAAGAATCTTTACTCCGCAAGGCGGAGAAATTGATGATATTAAGTTGATTAG agatgatgatatattatatgtttcaAGTGgagaagattttatttataaaaataaagttgcTAACGATGATcaaatcaatgaaaattcaGAATGGATTACATTGAATGTTggaggaaaatattttactactACAAGAAGTacattaacaaaaaatgaacCGATGAGTATGCTAGCCAG AATGTTTACAAGGACACAAAAGTCTGATTGTATGTTAAAGCCAAGTCTGAAAGATCCCAAAGGTGCCTTTTTAATTGATAGAAGTCCTATATACTTTGAaccattattaaatttcttaaggcataatttaatgatattagACTCTAATGTTAATGTAAATG GTGTGCTTGCAGAGGCTCATTATTATGGAATGGAAAATGCTATATGTGTTCTTACAAAAATGgccaatgaaaaaaattcaccAACAGATGGTCTCATAACTTTAAGCCGCAAACATGTTGTAAAAGCAATTATGTCCACATCACCAACTTCAGAACTTAGATTTCAAGGTGTCAATTTCTCAGGTGCTGATCTTTCTAAGTTGGATCTTAGGAACATTAATTTTAAG TATGCTGTTATGGATTCTTGTAATTTAGCAGGTGCTAATTTATCAGGATGTTGTTTTGAACGAGCTAATTTATCTCATGCCAACTTCCAAGGTGCACAACTTTCTTGTGTAAGAATGCCATGTGCCAATCTGGCTTCTGCAAATTTACGTTCATGTAACTTTGAAGATCCTAATGGTTCACCTGCAAATATGGAAGGTGCAGACTTTCGAGATGCTAATTTTGAAGGAAGTAATATGCCAGCAGTGAACTTGAGGGTAGCCACATTAAAGAATGCTATTTTACGAAATTGTGATTTAAGATCAGCTGTATTGGCTGGTGCAAATTTAGAG CGTTGTGACTTATCAGGCTCAGATTTACAAGAAGCCAATTTACGTGGAGCAAATTTGAAAGATGCCACGTTTGAATTAATGCTTACACCATTACATATGTCTCAAACCATTCGgtaa
- the LOC127067256 gene encoding uncharacterized protein LOC127067256: MPNSLAVCESFDFSKPELWLEWIQNFEQLIADFNLESDKERIELLFYTMGSIAKELMTELKPNFEKEMSYEEVKTEFTKYLTVKKHVIIERQKFNNRVKLPNETIDAFTTDLLKLESISKEKEEKIQEDSISIESRLTKN, translated from the exons ATGCCAAATTCGTTAGCTGTTTGTGAGtcatttgatttttcaaaaCCTGAATTATGGTTAGAATGGATACAGAATTTCGAACAATTAATAGCAGATTTTAATTTGGAATCTGACAAAGAAAGGATagaacttcttttttatacaatggGTTCAATAGCAAAGGAACTCATGACAGAATTAAAAccaaattttgaaaaagaaatgtcttATGAAGAAGTGAAAACTGAATTTACTAAATACCTCACTGTCAAGAAACATGTCATTATCGAACGACAGAAGTTCAACAATAGAGTAAAATTACCTAATGAAACGATAGATGCTTTTACAACTGATCTACTTAAATTG GAATCAATatccaaagagaaagaggaaaagatacAAGAAGACAGTATTTCTATTGAAAGTAGGTTGACTAAGAATTAA